In one window of Hyphomicrobiales bacterium DNA:
- a CDS encoding peroxidase-related enzyme (This protein belongs to a clade of uncharacterized proteins related to peroxidases such as the alkylhydroperoxidase AhpD.), translating to MSQGAGNTGKVTALELGPPAERGPELEAYFAKCMEKLGFVPNVLEAYAFDAGKLATFIAMVDDLMLGPSGLDKLEREMIAVAVSAINHCHYCLAAHGAAVRLRSGDPILGEEIAHNFRAAPLSPRHRAMLEFAARLTERPDLIGDPDRQALRDAGFSDRDIWDIAAIAAFYNMSNRLAAATDMRPNREYHGMARTSEERTR from the coding sequence ATGAGCCAGGGCGCAGGCAACACCGGCAAGGTCACCGCGCTGGAACTCGGCCCACCGGCCGAGCGCGGTCCCGAACTCGAGGCTTATTTCGCCAAGTGTATGGAAAAGCTGGGTTTCGTGCCGAACGTCCTTGAGGCCTATGCCTTCGACGCCGGCAAGCTCGCCACCTTCATCGCCATGGTCGACGACCTGATGCTGGGGCCGAGCGGCCTCGACAAGCTCGAGCGCGAGATGATCGCGGTCGCCGTCAGCGCCATCAACCACTGCCACTACTGCCTCGCCGCCCATGGCGCAGCTGTCCGCCTGCGCTCGGGTGACCCCATCCTCGGCGAAGAGATCGCGCACAACTTCCGTGCCGCCCCGCTTTCGCCGCGTCACCGCGCCATGCTCGAGTTCGCGGCCCGGCTCACCGAGCGGCCCGATCTGATCGGCGATCCCGACCGCCAGGCCCTTCGCGATGCCGGCTTCAGCGATCGTGACATCTGGGATATTGCGGCAATCGCCGCCTTCTACAACATGTCGAACCGGCTGGCCGCCGCCACCGACATGCGTCCGAACCGTGAATACCATGGCATGGCCCGCACGAGTGAGGAGCGAACGAGATGA
- a CDS encoding NAD-glutamate dehydrogenase: MRATKPGPPWEEWVMLEGILGLLGTRDGGGPAGMTTFVSQFIQSLGRGALESYAEKAGATLIESALRHIEHMPADGRSIATENHTLLRTGGQPASEMTVVNVLNRDKPFLVDSIVAELLSHDIAAELIAHPILKTERDGEGKLTRIAGPGNQQWQEHQESLIQLVVPRLPGELASKLVSGIERVLEDIDRVVGDWGRMRERVAEVAALYEQPVPGVAAADLEEARAFLIWLVDNNFTFLGVRRYRLLGGLEAGEVEVEATEGLGILGDPALRVLRRGKEFVEVTQELRRFYAGPAPLIINKANAVATIHRRMHMDYIGTKLYAADGSVSGELRIVGLFTSTAYTQSVYRIPILRTRAKHVADTLGYPPESHSGKALANVLETFPRDELFQIEQGTLVEWATGILDLGLRPRTRVFVRIDEFDRFVSVLVFAPRDRYTTEARERIAKHLAEVYQGRLSAFNPSFGQGPLVRVQFIIGRYEGRTPRIQTSDLEAQVAAILRDWSDELGEEIAVSPAARAIGPAFALKFRDAFSVGYKSDFGPKRALYDAIRIEPLDDANPIAIDIYRRAEQPANEARVALYRIDRSIPLSRRVPFFENLGFDVIDERSYTLRPTYPDGPREVRLHDMRLEDPTGNPVELAAQKGALEETFHAVWSGRAEDDHFNRLVRATGAGWREAMVARAYAAYMRQIRLAFGQRYISDTLVRHPEVTRRITELFALRHDPDNGLDLEARRAEETVLVGTLEDLLEKVENADEDRILRHYVNLVRSTVRTNFYRRDANGQPPETFAFKLDSRIVDGMPEPKPYREIFVYSPRVEGIHLRGGPVARGGIRWSDRPQDFRSEVLGLAKAQQVKNAVIVPAGAKGGFIPKQLPRSGNRDEVYAEGVAAYTIFVSSLLDITDNLEGETIIPPERVVRHDGNDPYLVVAADKGTARFSDTANAISGRHDFWLGDAFASGGSAGYDHKAMAITARGGWEAVKRHFREMNRDIQTSPFTVVGIGDMSGDVFGNGMLLSRQTRLLAAFDHRDIFIDPDPDAERSFSERERIFALARSSWQDYDRNLISTGGGVFSRNAKAIPLSAEMKALTGLSGASATPSQVMHALLKADVDLIWFGGIGTFVKSEDESDADVNDRANDAVRVNGREIRAKVIGEGANLGVTQLGRVEFAQHGGRINTDAIDNSAGVNSSDQEVNIKIALRPAVRAGAITMEERNALLVEMTEDVANACLRNNYLQTLALSLGERRGLQDLGFQERLMRQLEANGLLDRTIEQLPDTATVARRAEANLPLTRPELAVLLGYAKIDLFAKLVASKVPDDPFLENVLLQYFPERMREAHRGGILGHRLRRDIIATTLTNDVINRGGSTMVVRLVEETGENLDEIVYAFVAVAEVFDLGDLWRRIDALDNKVGGQLQLDLYLEVQHVLRQRCAWFMAHHDFARGLGDTIASYRDGIAAYGATLASDSDSAQARGRAARIEELVGQGVAPDVARDVTGLAALAEGLDAVLVARTRGLEVGAVAPTYLTIGERLRLGELRSRVGELTITDHFDRLAINSTMSGIAETHRALTGHVLSLAESAGAEAFESWQETSATRLAKARASLDEILAGQRLTVAQLAVAAAQVRDLLPKMGA, from the coding sequence ATGCGGGCGACGAAGCCGGGTCCGCCATGGGAGGAATGGGTGATGCTCGAGGGCATTCTGGGGCTGCTTGGGACGCGCGACGGCGGTGGACCTGCCGGTATGACGACGTTCGTCTCACAGTTCATCCAGTCGCTGGGGCGCGGCGCGCTCGAGAGCTATGCCGAGAAGGCCGGCGCGACACTCATCGAATCCGCGCTGCGCCACATCGAGCACATGCCGGCGGACGGCCGCAGCATCGCGACGGAGAACCACACGCTGCTGCGTACGGGGGGACAGCCGGCCAGCGAGATGACCGTCGTCAACGTGCTGAACCGCGACAAACCGTTCCTGGTCGATTCGATCGTCGCCGAACTGCTCTCCCACGACATCGCCGCCGAATTGATCGCGCATCCGATCCTGAAGACCGAGCGCGACGGCGAGGGCAAGCTGACGCGCATCGCCGGCCCGGGCAATCAGCAATGGCAGGAGCACCAGGAAAGCCTCATCCAATTGGTCGTGCCGCGCCTGCCGGGCGAATTGGCCTCGAAGCTGGTCTCGGGCATCGAACGGGTGCTGGAGGACATCGACAGGGTCGTCGGCGATTGGGGCCGAATGCGCGAGCGCGTGGCCGAGGTGGCGGCGCTTTACGAGCAACCGGTGCCGGGCGTGGCGGCGGCGGATCTCGAGGAGGCGCGAGCATTCCTCATCTGGCTGGTCGACAACAACTTCACGTTCCTCGGCGTGCGACGGTATCGATTGCTCGGCGGGCTGGAGGCCGGCGAGGTCGAGGTCGAAGCGACCGAGGGCCTCGGCATCCTCGGCGACCCCGCCCTGCGGGTCCTCAGGCGCGGCAAGGAGTTCGTCGAGGTCACGCAGGAGTTGCGCCGCTTCTATGCCGGTCCCGCCCCCCTCATCATCAACAAGGCAAACGCCGTCGCGACCATCCATCGCCGCATGCACATGGACTACATCGGCACCAAGCTCTATGCGGCGGACGGCTCGGTCAGCGGCGAACTGAGGATCGTCGGTCTCTTCACGTCGACGGCCTATACGCAATCCGTCTACCGCATTCCGATCCTTCGGACACGCGCCAAGCACGTCGCCGACACCCTCGGCTATCCGCCGGAAAGCCACTCGGGCAAGGCGCTGGCCAATGTGCTCGAGACCTTCCCACGCGACGAACTCTTCCAGATCGAGCAGGGCACGCTCGTCGAATGGGCGACGGGAATCCTCGACCTCGGGCTCAGGCCCCGCACCCGTGTCTTCGTGCGGATCGACGAGTTCGACCGCTTCGTCTCGGTTCTCGTCTTTGCCCCGCGCGACCGCTACACCACGGAAGCACGCGAGCGCATCGCCAAGCACCTCGCGGAGGTTTATCAGGGCCGGCTGTCGGCCTTCAACCCCAGCTTCGGGCAGGGTCCGCTGGTCCGGGTGCAGTTCATCATCGGCCGCTACGAAGGGCGCACGCCGCGCATTCAGACGAGCGATCTCGAGGCGCAGGTCGCGGCGATCCTGCGCGACTGGTCGGACGAGCTCGGCGAGGAGATCGCGGTGAGCCCGGCGGCGCGCGCCATCGGACCCGCCTTCGCCTTGAAGTTCCGCGACGCGTTCTCGGTCGGATACAAATCCGATTTCGGTCCCAAGCGGGCCCTCTACGACGCCATCCGCATCGAGCCCCTCGACGACGCAAACCCGATCGCCATCGACATCTACCGGCGCGCCGAACAACCGGCCAACGAAGCACGCGTGGCACTCTACAGGATCGATCGTTCGATCCCGCTCAGCCGCCGCGTGCCGTTCTTCGAGAATCTCGGCTTCGACGTGATCGACGAGCGTTCCTACACGCTGCGCCCGACCTACCCGGACGGGCCCCGGGAGGTGCGGCTGCACGACATGCGGCTCGAGGATCCCACGGGCAATCCGGTGGAACTCGCCGCCCAGAAGGGCGCGCTCGAGGAGACATTCCACGCGGTCTGGTCGGGGCGGGCCGAGGACGATCACTTCAACCGGTTGGTACGGGCAACCGGCGCCGGCTGGCGCGAGGCGATGGTGGCGCGCGCCTACGCCGCGTACATGCGTCAGATCCGCCTCGCCTTCGGGCAACGATACATCTCCGACACGCTCGTGCGCCACCCCGAGGTGACGCGCCGGATCACGGAGCTTTTCGCGCTGCGGCACGATCCGGACAACGGGCTCGATCTCGAGGCCCGCCGGGCGGAGGAGACCGTCCTGGTCGGCACGCTCGAAGACCTCCTCGAGAAGGTCGAGAATGCCGACGAGGATCGTATTCTCCGGCACTACGTCAATCTCGTGCGATCGACCGTGCGGACCAACTTCTATCGCCGGGATGCAAACGGACAGCCGCCGGAAACCTTCGCATTCAAGCTCGACAGCCGCATCGTCGATGGCATGCCGGAGCCCAAGCCCTACCGGGAAATCTTCGTTTATTCGCCGCGCGTGGAAGGTATTCACCTGCGGGGCGGACCGGTGGCACGAGGCGGCATCCGCTGGTCGGACCGGCCGCAGGATTTCCGCAGCGAGGTGCTCGGGCTCGCCAAGGCGCAGCAGGTCAAGAACGCCGTCATCGTGCCCGCGGGCGCCAAGGGTGGTTTCATTCCCAAACAGCTGCCGCGGTCCGGCAACCGCGACGAAGTCTATGCCGAAGGGGTCGCGGCCTATACGATCTTCGTCTCGAGCCTGCTGGACATCACCGACAATCTCGAGGGCGAGACGATCATCCCTCCCGAACGGGTCGTGCGCCACGACGGAAACGATCCCTACCTTGTGGTGGCCGCGGACAAAGGCACGGCACGGTTCTCCGACACCGCCAATGCGATCTCCGGACGGCACGACTTCTGGCTGGGCGATGCCTTTGCTTCCGGCGGCTCGGCGGGCTACGACCACAAGGCCATGGCGATCACGGCGCGTGGCGGCTGGGAGGCGGTAAAGCGTCACTTCAGGGAGATGAACCGCGACATCCAGACATCGCCATTCACGGTCGTCGGCATCGGGGACATGTCCGGTGACGTCTTCGGAAACGGCATGCTGCTCTCGCGCCAGACCCGCCTGCTCGCCGCATTCGATCACCGCGACATCTTCATCGATCCCGATCCCGACGCCGAACGCAGCTTCTCCGAACGCGAGCGCATTTTCGCCCTCGCACGCTCATCCTGGCAGGACTACGACAGGAACCTCATCAGCACGGGGGGCGGCGTCTTCTCGCGAAACGCGAAAGCAATTCCCCTCTCGGCGGAGATGAAGGCGTTGACGGGGCTCTCGGGGGCATCCGCCACACCGAGCCAGGTGATGCACGCGCTCTTGAAGGCGGACGTCGATCTCATCTGGTTCGGTGGCATCGGGACGTTCGTGAAGTCGGAGGACGAATCCGACGCCGATGTCAACGACCGCGCCAATGATGCCGTCCGGGTGAATGGCCGGGAGATCCGCGCGAAGGTCATCGGCGAGGGGGCCAATCTCGGCGTAACACAGCTTGGGCGCGTCGAATTCGCTCAGCACGGCGGTCGCATCAACACGGACGCGATCGACAATTCCGCAGGCGTCAACTCGTCGGACCAGGAGGTCAATATCAAGATCGCGCTCAGGCCCGCCGTGCGTGCGGGAGCAATCACCATGGAGGAGCGAAACGCGCTGCTCGTCGAGATGACGGAAGACGTCGCGAATGCCTGCCTTCGGAACAACTACCTGCAGACGTTGGCACTTAGCCTCGGCGAACGGCGCGGTCTCCAGGATCTCGGGTTCCAGGAACGGCTGATGCGTCAGCTCGAGGCGAACGGCCTACTCGACCGGACGATCGAGCAGTTGCCGGACACGGCCACCGTGGCCCGTCGGGCGGAAGCCAACCTGCCCCTGACCCGGCCAGAGCTTGCCGTTCTGCTCGGCTATGCGAAAATCGATCTCTTCGCGAAGCTGGTCGCGAGCAAGGTTCCGGACGATCCGTTCCTCGAGAACGTTCTCCTGCAGTATTTCCCCGAACGGATGCGAGAGGCGCATCGCGGCGGCATCCTCGGACACCGCCTGCGGCGCGATATCATCGCAACGACGCTGACCAACGACGTCATCAACCGGGGGGGCTCGACGATGGTGGTGCGCCTCGTCGAGGAAACGGGCGAAAATCTCGACGAGATCGTCTACGCGTTCGTCGCCGTTGCGGAGGTATTCGACCTCGGCGATCTTTGGAGGCGGATCGACGCGCTCGACAACAAGGTCGGAGGGCAGCTGCAGCTCGACCTCTACCTCGAGGTCCAGCACGTCCTGCGCCAGCGCTGCGCCTGGTTCATGGCGCACCACGATTTCGCGCGCGGGCTGGGTGACACCATAGCCAGCTATCGCGACGGCATCGCCGCCTATGGCGCCACGCTGGCGAGCGACAGCGATAGCGCGCAGGCCAGAGGACGTGCAGCGCGGATCGAGGAACTGGTCGGACAGGGCGTCGCCCCGGACGTCGCGCGCGACGTCACCGGTCTTGCCGCGCTCGCCGAAGGGCTCGATGCAGTGCTCGTGGCTCGAACGCGTGGGCTCGAGGTCGGAGCCGTTGCGCCAACCTATCTCACGATCGGCGAGCGACTCAGGCTCGGCGAGCTGCGTTCGCGCGTCGGGGAACTCACCATTACCGATCATTTCGATCGCCTCGCGATCAATTCCACGATGTCGGGCATCGCGGAGACGCACCGGGCGCTCACCGGCCACGTCCTTTCCCTCGCGGAATCAGCGGGTGCGGAGGCTTTCGAAAGCTGGCAGGAGACGAGCGCCACCCGGCTCGCCAAAGCCCGTGCGAGCCTCGATGAAATCCTCGCCGGACAGCGGCTGACGGTGGCGCAGCTCGCCGTGGCCGCCGCGCAGGTGCGAGACCTGCTGCCGAAGATGGGAGCCTGA
- a CDS encoding MFS transporter: MFDWAQQPFYTLVTTFIFAPYFANVFVGDATRGQAVWGYATALAGFIVAFTSPVLGAMADASGRRRPYIWAFSIMLVAGSSLLWYAEPGATDRLLWLLAAFVVATVAAEGALVFINAMMPSLARPEELGRLSGTAWAVGYAGGLVALIVMIGLVSASPESGRTLLGLQPIIALDIASNEADRLSGPFSALWYALFVIPFFLYTPDRPTGTQPSIRAGLAAVGTTVREVVGRYRPIAIFLLARMLYIDGLLAIFSFGGIYGAATFAWSPVELGVFGILLALAGTIGAYAGGFLDDAFGPARVIATCLVVLMAAAIAIVSIDANHIGFVIAVEGPQPGDGILASLPERVFLALGAIIGIVAGPMQSSSRTLLARAAPAERMAQFFGLFAFSGKITAFLAPLAVGIVTDVSGDRRLGIATIIVFLMLGLVVLLFSGLGRSAHAERVGSGP; encoded by the coding sequence ATGTTCGACTGGGCGCAGCAGCCCTTCTATACGCTGGTAACCACCTTCATTTTCGCGCCCTATTTCGCAAATGTCTTCGTGGGGGACGCGACGAGGGGTCAGGCGGTCTGGGGGTATGCAACGGCGCTCGCGGGCTTCATCGTTGCATTCACCTCCCCCGTGCTCGGGGCCATGGCGGATGCGTCCGGCCGGCGCCGGCCCTACATCTGGGCGTTCTCGATCATGCTGGTCGCCGGCTCCAGTCTCCTCTGGTATGCCGAGCCGGGCGCGACCGATCGGCTCTTGTGGCTCCTCGCGGCTTTCGTCGTCGCAACCGTCGCGGCAGAGGGTGCGCTGGTCTTCATCAACGCCATGATGCCCTCCCTGGCACGGCCGGAAGAACTCGGGCGGCTATCGGGCACCGCCTGGGCCGTCGGCTATGCGGGCGGCCTGGTTGCCCTCATCGTCATGATCGGACTGGTCTCGGCCTCGCCCGAGAGCGGGCGCACGCTCCTCGGACTCCAGCCGATCATCGCGCTCGACATCGCATCCAACGAAGCCGACCGGCTTTCAGGTCCCTTCTCCGCACTCTGGTACGCCCTCTTCGTCATTCCATTCTTCCTCTACACGCCCGACCGTCCGACCGGCACCCAGCCGAGCATCAGGGCCGGCCTCGCGGCCGTCGGCACGACGGTGAGGGAGGTGGTCGGGCGCTATCGGCCCATCGCAATTTTCCTCCTTGCACGGATGCTCTACATCGACGGCCTGCTCGCCATCTTCTCGTTCGGTGGGATCTACGGCGCCGCGACCTTCGCCTGGTCGCCGGTCGAACTCGGGGTGTTCGGGATCCTGCTGGCGCTCGCCGGCACCATCGGGGCCTATGCCGGTGGCTTCCTCGACGATGCCTTCGGCCCGGCGCGGGTGATCGCCACATGCCTCGTCGTGCTCATGGCGGCGGCCATCGCGATCGTCTCCATCGACGCGAACCACATCGGTTTCGTCATCGCCGTCGAAGGGCCACAACCGGGCGACGGCATCCTCGCGTCCCTGCCCGAGCGGGTGTTCCTCGCCCTCGGGGCGATCATCGGCATCGTGGCGGGGCCGATGCAGTCGTCGAGCAGAACGCTGCTCGCGCGCGCCGCACCGGCCGAGCGCATGGCCCAGTTCTTCGGGCTCTTTGCCTTCTCGGGAAAAATCACCGCGTTCCTGGCGCCGTTGGCGGTCGGCATCGTCACCGACGTTTCGGGCGACCGCCGCCTCGGCATCGCGACCATCATCGTCTTCCTGATGCTCGGTCTCGTGGTGCTGCTCTTTTCGGGGCTCGGGCGTTCGGCCCATGCCGAGAGGGTCGGCAGCGGGCCATGA
- the purH gene encoding bifunctional phosphoribosylaminoimidazolecarboxamide formyltransferase/IMP cyclohydrolase, translating to MRKIERALISVSDKTGLVELAGALVARGVALVSTGGTARSLREAGFAVADVSDVTGFPEMMDGRLKTLHPRVHGGLLAVRDDADHMAAAGQHGIPLIDLLVVNLYPFEATVSRGAGFAETIENIDIGGPAMIRAAAKNHAGVAVVVDPSQYPDLLGELDRNAGATSSAFRLALARAAFERTAAYDAAIAGWLQAGSGDLMPRHLSIAGEQVGAKLRYGENPHQSAVLYRAGPPRPGVVTARQLAGKALSYNNLNDADAAFELVAEFDPDAAAAVAIIKHANPCGVAVAETLEEAYRLALRCDPVSAFGGIVAVNRHLDVATARAIAKVFTEVVIAPSADDAACDALGREKNPAGGTRVLVTGGLPDPRAPGRLLRPVAGGLLVQGRDNAVVADLTLEVVTRRAPSAAELADLRFAFRVAKHVKSNAIVYARAGATVGIGAGQMSRVDSARIARWKGTEAAKAAGLEGSLTDGSVVASDAFFPFADGLLEAAAAGATAVIQPGGSVRDAEVIRAADEHGLAMVFTGVRHFRH from the coding sequence ATGAGGAAGATCGAGCGGGCACTGATTTCGGTGTCGGACAAGACCGGGCTCGTGGAACTGGCGGGTGCGCTGGTTGCCCGGGGCGTCGCGTTGGTTTCGACCGGCGGCACCGCGCGCTCCCTGCGCGAGGCTGGCTTTGCGGTCGCCGACGTCAGCGACGTGACCGGGTTTCCCGAGATGATGGACGGCCGCCTGAAGACGTTGCACCCGCGCGTGCATGGCGGACTCCTGGCGGTGCGCGACGATGCCGACCACATGGCCGCCGCCGGGCAGCACGGGATTCCCCTGATCGATCTCCTCGTGGTCAACCTCTATCCCTTCGAGGCGACGGTCTCCCGCGGTGCCGGCTTTGCCGAAACCATCGAGAACATCGACATCGGCGGCCCCGCGATGATCCGCGCCGCCGCCAAGAACCATGCCGGCGTCGCCGTCGTCGTCGACCCGTCGCAATATCCCGATCTGCTCGGCGAACTCGATCGCAATGCCGGAGCGACGAGCTCCGCATTCCGCCTCGCCCTCGCCCGCGCGGCTTTCGAGCGCACCGCGGCCTACGATGCGGCCATCGCCGGCTGGCTCCAGGCGGGTAGCGGCGATCTCATGCCGCGCCATCTGTCGATTGCCGGTGAGCAGGTCGGTGCGAAGCTGCGCTATGGCGAGAACCCGCACCAATCCGCCGTCCTCTACCGCGCCGGTCCGCCCCGCCCGGGCGTCGTCACGGCCCGCCAGCTCGCCGGCAAGGCGCTGAGCTACAACAACCTCAACGATGCCGACGCCGCATTCGAGCTGGTCGCCGAATTCGACCCGGACGCGGCGGCGGCCGTCGCCATCATCAAGCATGCCAACCCCTGTGGTGTCGCTGTCGCCGAAACCCTCGAGGAGGCCTATCGGCTGGCGCTGCGCTGTGATCCGGTGAGCGCCTTTGGCGGCATCGTCGCCGTCAATCGTCACCTGGACGTTGCCACCGCCCGCGCCATCGCCAAGGTCTTCACGGAAGTCGTCATCGCGCCATCGGCCGACGACGCCGCCTGCGATGCCCTCGGCAGGGAGAAGAACCCGGCGGGCGGAACGCGTGTGCTCGTCACGGGCGGCCTGCCGGATCCGCGGGCGCCTGGTCGCCTGCTGCGCCCGGTTGCGGGCGGTCTCCTGGTCCAGGGGCGCGACAACGCGGTCGTTGCCGATCTGACGCTCGAGGTGGTCACCCGCCGCGCTCCGAGCGCGGCCGAACTCGCCGACCTCCGCTTTGCCTTCCGCGTCGCCAAGCACGTCAAGTCGAATGCCATCGTCTATGCGCGCGCGGGCGCAACCGTCGGGATCGGTGCCGGTCAGATGAGCCGGGTGGATTCCGCGCGTATCGCCCGCTGGAAAGGGACGGAGGCGGCCAAGGCGGCCGGGCTCGAAGGCTCCCTCACCGATGGCTCCGTCGTTGCCTCCGACGCCTTCTTTCCCTTCGCCGACGGGTTGCTCGAAGCCGCCGCCGCCGGCGCGACGGCCGTCATCCAGCCGGGCGGCTCGGTCCGCGATGCCGAGGTGATCCGCGCCGCCGACGAGCATGGGCTTGCCATGGTCTTCACCGGCGTGCGGCACTTCCGCCATTGA
- a CDS encoding heparinase, whose amino-acid sequence MSGFGLRFPLAPGSLLALHRSRRLIARHLPLLRPDRKYGPPGDRLLLVPQNLSTCDPSFVSELLEGEVSLANVTVSCGETNPLDMVVPHTEWREKLLGFSWLRHVRMADDAEGNRRAREIALHFIRRHQRDRDVAWQPRIASRRLISWLTNAQVLLEGLPARDYEAVLAELNHTARHLANLLPETDDGSVKLRSLLAICLAGLSIADQEALLDAHEPLLVRELDRQFLADGGHISRNPGAAVDILLDLLPLRHCVGVRERAFPEAMGKVVERALSMLRYMRLGDGMLARFNGMGETRTDLLATVLAYDENVASARTDAPDTGYVRLQRRATILVMDGGPPPPEPLAGDAHAGALSFELSVGTIPVIVNCGAPGPGQSAWRAASRSTAAHSTLTINDVSSGRLVQGQPGRGQSPRAAVVGPDRVEAKIGYTEDGSAIVRAMHDGYVERFGIIHERTLRLLPLGDGLHGVDRLRIGQGLMTVGRAGGVSFAIHFHVHPDVQIERPSGEAPLLLDLENGERWRFVASGARVSLEESVFLASHSGPYRSLQIVLRARLNDQATVHWRLERHDATIGDAREARRRRFAVIEGNRGDS is encoded by the coding sequence TTGAGCGGATTTGGACTGCGCTTTCCGCTGGCGCCCGGCTCGCTGCTGGCGCTGCACCGTTCGCGCCGCCTCATCGCCCGCCACTTGCCGCTGCTCCGACCCGACCGCAAGTACGGCCCGCCCGGCGACCGCCTGCTACTCGTTCCCCAGAACCTCAGCACGTGCGATCCGAGTTTCGTCAGCGAGTTGCTCGAAGGTGAGGTGAGCCTGGCCAATGTCACGGTGTCCTGCGGTGAGACAAACCCGCTCGACATGGTCGTGCCCCACACCGAATGGCGCGAAAAGCTCCTGGGGTTTTCCTGGTTGCGGCATGTGCGCATGGCCGACGATGCCGAGGGCAACCGCCGCGCCCGCGAGATCGCGCTGCATTTCATTCGGCGCCACCAGCGGGACCGGGATGTCGCCTGGCAACCGCGCATCGCCTCGCGCCGCCTCATCTCCTGGCTGACCAATGCCCAGGTGCTGCTCGAGGGTCTGCCCGCCAGGGACTACGAAGCCGTCCTCGCCGAACTCAATCACACCGCCCGCCACCTCGCCAACCTCTTGCCTGAAACCGACGATGGCAGTGTGAAATTGCGCTCGTTGCTGGCCATTTGTCTCGCCGGCCTCAGCATCGCCGATCAGGAAGCGCTGCTCGACGCGCACGAGCCGCTGCTTGTCCGCGAGCTCGATCGCCAGTTCCTTGCCGATGGCGGGCACATTTCCCGAAATCCGGGAGCGGCAGTGGACATCCTGCTCGATCTCCTGCCGCTACGGCACTGTGTCGGGGTGCGTGAGCGCGCTTTTCCCGAGGCCATGGGTAAGGTCGTGGAGCGCGCCCTCTCGATGCTGCGCTACATGCGCCTCGGGGATGGCATGCTGGCGCGCTTCAATGGCATGGGCGAGACGCGCACCGACCTGCTCGCCACCGTACTCGCCTACGACGAGAACGTCGCCAGCGCCCGCACCGACGCTCCGGACACCGGCTATGTCCGCCTGCAGCGCCGCGCCACCATCCTCGTCATGGATGGCGGCCCACCGCCTCCCGAGCCGCTCGCCGGGGACGCGCATGCCGGTGCCCTCAGCTTCGAGTTGAGCGTTGGCACGATCCCGGTGATCGTCAATTGCGGCGCGCCGGGGCCGGGCCAGTCGGCTTGGCGTGCCGCCTCGAGGTCGACGGCCGCCCATTCCACGTTGACCATCAACGACGTCTCGTCCGGCCGCCTCGTCCAGGGCCAGCCGGGCCGCGGGCAGTCGCCCCGTGCCGCCGTCGTCGGACCCGATCGGGTCGAGGCCAAGATCGGCTACACGGAGGACGGCTCCGCCATCGTGCGGGCCATGCACGACGGCTACGTCGAACGCTTCGGCATCATCCACGAGCGCACCCTGCGGCTCTTGCCGCTCGGGGATGGCCTGCACGGCGTCGATCGCCTGCGCATCGGTCAGGGCTTGATGACGGTCGGTCGGGCCGGCGGCGTCAGCTTCGCCATCCATTTCCACGTCCACCCGGACGTGCAGATCGAGCGCCCATCGGGCGAGGCCCCGCTCCTGCTCGATCTCGAGAATGGTGAGCGCTGGCGCTTCGTTGCATCGGGCGCACGCGTCAGCCTGGAGGAAAGCGTGTTTCTTGCGTCCCACTCCGGCCCCTATCGCTCGCTGCAGATCGTTCTGCGTGCCCGGCTGAACGACCAGGCGACCGTGCATTGGCGCCTCGAGCGACATGACGCCACGATCGGCGACGCCAGGGAGGCTCGCCGCCGTCGCTTCGCGGTGATCGAAGGAAATCGCGGCGACAGCTGA